Sequence from the Candidatus Dependentiae bacterium genome:
TAGCTCAAGCACCAACAGTGAGATAGAAAATGACCCCACTTATTGTAAAAAACCTTAATAAAACATTTGTTTCTGGATTTTGGCCATTTACCGCAACAAAAGAATTTAACGCAGTAAAAAACATCTCCTTTGAGCTCAATAAAGGCGAAGTTCTA
This genomic interval carries:
- a CDS encoding dipeptide/oligopeptide/nickel ABC transporter ATP-binding protein, which translates into the protein MTPLIVKNLNKTFVSGFWPFTATKEFNAVKNISFELNKGEVL